In Papaver somniferum cultivar HN1 chromosome 1, ASM357369v1, whole genome shotgun sequence, a genomic segment contains:
- the LOC113360182 gene encoding tryptamine hydroxycinnamoyltransferase 1-like: protein MSLRVISSTTLYPSPSSDPSISYDTKIPLTIFDKAAFDLNVSVLYVFQPPMPSNEAMKEGLLKALVHFPHLAGRFATDEQGRPCIHLNNAGVGVIETYIPATLAEQLPFNPNTDIEELFPPIEGIEQIMQIQLNRYACGGLVIGQTCHHHVADGQSMSSFFFAWAKLVRAAGLASDQDDHVILPYHDRASVSVPRNPLNVELDHRSIEFRKSCNENVKSSSSIKNLVVNFSVDFMAKLKMKVNEEISNCSGISSPPHRMYTTTFESLLAHVWKKVTQARGLEPDEFTQVRVAVNGRARMKPTVPMEYFGNLVLWAYPRLQVKELLQENHAYVARAIHEAVARVDNSYFKSFVDFGEVTKEDDGGEKLVAMASDVGNLLCPNLEVDSWLRFQFHQMDFGGGSPCAVLPAELPVEGLVIFVPSCIEGGGLDVIMALQHEHVQIFKDICHLY, encoded by the coding sequence ATGTCTCTCAGGGTTATCAGCAGTACCACTTTGTATCCATCTCCATCATCTGATCCTTCGATATCTTATGATACGAAAATCCCTCTAACGATTTTCGACAAAGCAGCATTCGATCTCAACGTATCTGTTTTATACGTGTTTCAGCCACCCATGCCTTCCAATGAAGCCATGAAAGAAGGTCTGTTGAAAGCTCTCGTTCATTTCCCACATCTTGCAGGTCGGTTTGCGACTGACGAACAAGGTCGGCCGTGCATTCATCTAAACAATGCAGGAGTTGGAGTTATCGAGACGTATATTCCGGCAACGTTAGCTGAACAGCTTCCTTTCAATCCGAACACGGATATAGAAGAACTATTTCCACCTATTGAAGGTATTGAGCAGATAATGCAGATTCAACTTAATCGTTACGCTTGTGGTGGCCTTGTAATTGGCCAGACATGCCATCATCATGTGGCTGATGGTCAATCCATGAGTTCTTTCTTCTTTGCATGGGCAAAGTTAGTACGTGCAGCTGGTTTGGCGTCAGATCAGGACGACCACGTAATCCTTCCTTACCACGACCGAGCTTCAGTTTCCGTTCCTAGGAACCCGCTTAACGTAGAACTCGACCATCGTTCTATCGAATTCCGGAAGAGTTGTAATGAAAATGTtaaatcttcttcatctataAAAAACTTGGTTGTTAACTTCTCTGTAGATTTTATGGCGAAACTTAAAATGAAGGTTAATGAAGAAATTAGTAATTGCAGCGGCATCTCATCACCACCCCATAGAATGTATACTACTACTTTTGAGAGTCTTTTAGCACATGTATGGAAGAAGGTGACTCAAGCAAGAGGTCTGGAACCAGATGAGTTCACGCAAGTCAGGGTTGCAGTGAATGGTAGAGCCAGGATGAAACCAACAGTACCCATGGAGTATTTTGGGAATTTAGTACTTTGGGCTTACCCAAGATTGCAAGTCAAAGAATTATTGCAAGAAAATCATGCTTATGTTGCGAGGGCAATTCATGAAGCCGTAGCTCGAGTTGATAACAGTTATTTCAAGTCGTTTGTAGATTTCGGTGAAGTTACAAAGGAAGATGATGGAGGTGAGAAACTGGTTGCCATGGCGTCGGATGTGGGCAACTTATTGTGTCCAAATTTGGAAGTTGACAGTTGGTTGAGGTTTCAATTTCATCAAATGGATTTTGGTGGTGGGAGTCCTTGTGCTGTTCTTCCGGCTGAATTACCCGTTGAAGGCTTGGTGATTTTTGTTCCTTCTTGCATAGAAGGTGGTGGTCTTGATGTGATCATGGCACTGCAACATGAGCATGTCCAAATTTTCAAAGATATTTGTCACCTTTATTGA